A part of Doryrhamphus excisus isolate RoL2022-K1 chromosome 8, RoL_Dexc_1.0, whole genome shotgun sequence genomic DNA contains:
- the LOC131135079 gene encoding trichohyalin-like isoform X1, with protein sequence MSSTESPDEPIEEPSDVSTEDIKHYAVDIGINPETEQNLMWLAKQAMFAQLPPGWSEREDDSGNTTYHNHYLQYSTDEHPCKLHYRKLVAQEREHIKRTSAFPGSEGTQGKNENDALNTAGPFSSGFLSIIGNKHEETSSLTPLSFDDEDDGLISEKESVPCSSNSDIDKVPVNLWGKQCKPSGEFEVSDSSISTDSQVETDDKDKQTKAAKGQKETMQDHKPCGSKAQQDHKKQEPTKTPTGPFCSGFLSVLSGGQEEAVFPFSQPSYDVEDNDLSFEKADSGSSDVCITEDSTELAIQDPSTDSSEEQLTVEALDSSVDLDTRLEVPVNGEQGEDDETEAAKSLDESLKSPGKKSPGRDVGGSGSEKDKQDSGSDADLAEEKSQTSHSLKSLQQMPEEFVYSDNSDCGDSQDEKDARVSEAVHSPVASGDEAVGCRADKEHGYTQHTDAVADPGAERVNDKEEPTINQTAKRMSDAVAVEEMTKPQISDKTFFKDDNFELPQQQDTSESDTSPSDETPGIDTSDTTTTQTTSSSETSPTEKTTESPSDGRSPELSRQEAPEPDTDSSGCNRQQTKDFKKGEEEDETAKKLRKHQTHHFQFIISHYVADPVHQQDDKKEITMVSSDIVHNNSFGCYDRQQKMAVSGEGREHEEERDKSMDSSGSVSYDSQLQRGFKRRGQDEDTEGSHSAMAKSDKPDEISGKQPHSLARSTKSPKQQLLGEFLDSTNSAFEMDTYSKERSENDTEASKSSQDDSGRDPSSVDVYDHLVVQVPSDAKQGKERDKSTQTPALDSDDSASSSQLEVDANEDGIVEEASTSKSLDELGHDLYADDVDSVREDQWSEHIQRPLSGFSEVEADNGLIKTPGSQPPYVSGAAIVAIDGELHKHSCYPHLFVKVQTELSLGPSFHQEELRRQKEDGEECFKIKSEARMHFCPEPLLKHEEEEDEYLKRGVQLRACVHQEDLLRQEEKEEAHLKRQHQEARMHLRQVDLWKDEDEQLVRDREKGGDEEAAKSGKEKVICVLQEKMSTQEDETLKSDVKIRIHIHQEVLKKNEEEQMDHLMNERPMRCQLSEENLGRDNLMNEKPMRRQLSEENLRRDSLMNERPMRRQLSEERLGRDSLMNDKPMRRQLSEENLRRDNLMNERPMRRQLSEENLRRHSLIKEKPMRRQLSEDSLGRENLMNERSMRRQLSEEKLGSESLKNEKPLRRQLSEEKLGRDIPVNERSMRRQLSEENLRRDNLMNERSMRRQLSEEKLGSESLKNEKPLRRQLSEERLGSESLMNDKPMRRQLSEENLRRDNLMNERSIRRQLSEEKLGSESLINEKPLRRQLSEENLRRDNLMNGKSMRRQLSEEKLGSESLKNEKPLRRQLSEENLRSDNVMNGRSMRRQLSEENLRSNNVMNERSMRRQLSEENLRRDNLVNEKPMRRQLSEENLKSNNVMNERSMRRQLSEENLRSNNVMNEKPMRRQLSEENLRSNNVMNERPLSSTSQIKLKNEEDSGEQSKSEMEPSHLWQEELSTEEESEVEQLKREKEVRATVFQAGLLREEQEETERFMREKGIQIHHCEEQLSTEEEEKVDRVKRKKRRRICLCLEDLRREEEEEVERLKMDIYMRKCLLQDELSADFKKEMQMRMQFCQDELRREEEEEVEKLTKEKEARMYQQREKLTREENEEVAQLKEAKERRIYECREELRRQEEEEVEKLMQEKERRMQRHMQHLNIREEDTINPVQKEAMDEEEQEWLKNEAVVRPKRKKAVTRLGHQDDLEREDLQDERSMKEKWGRRDEREQMRKERRNSLALQDKHTRDEMELEQMKKEKAKRMRLYQEKLRREEEDEMESLKREHVAKVYLHKEALNREEEKEMEQLEREKEARMRVRQQEVSREEDKEMVRLKRGKHKKATHGVNMRSDEEEVEHFRREEMIALLYPEEVTRAEEDDLECLKMDIMRRWLRQGEVRREEEDVLKREREPRSPRQHGSRGERRKEDRTHIYQDELSTEEEEESEESEQFQRERKRRRQLSQEDLRKVEAKEAALLKNDRKLRKEKEEVTKQFKKEGHKQAHHEELEEERNGGKHFHFFRHRWPEELEREEEKFDMRRREKGLKRQFSEEDLRSAEEEVQGFIGEKEKLMAFSRRKNEEDANVLMREKQRRLRLCQEELKTEEEEVKQLEIQKENRIRKQQEELRIEEENEADELRRQKEERICRLQEELKAEEDEETERLRKDKEKRMRLLQEELRKEEEEDRLKWENERRIWHHQEELSRQEEEKWSRLDRHKRMCLHLEKLRIEEEETADRLKREKEKRMQLHREELRREEAAEVEQLRREKEKRICYLQDELQRDEEEQRCRKEKERRMLYCQEKLHKDEDDVVNLFKREREKRMHYCQAELKREEEEEAVRLNGEKQHRIRLLQDELKREADKLIERLKYEKEHRMRLRHINQIGEEEERKLKTEYKQKLRALRLYLRAKRKQEEALLNKLSEQKEGLCESVQKEPDEEQLHLRQDREAVLRTICLALDEERAAEHDRLKTQRRRYFEHLRAESEEELHALKTRLQDEREENLHFLTPEARQMMLNSGSCGAFQPLGETAMESQNQMSGGLGPIRLNTTHFPALNSALSLALSLPTATVYCPAYRPTHTLLSTPEQLPSPLTAAATEDSFISTAYLGNPSGYCDQLSLNSFNEITVRQFQK encoded by the exons ATGAGTAGCACTGAGAGTCCGGATGAGCCCATTGAAGAACCTTCAGATGTGTCTACTGAAG ATATCAAGCATTATGCAGTGGACATCGGGATCAATCCAGAGACGGAACAGAATCTTATGTGGCTTGCCAAACAGGCCATGTTTGCTCAGCTACCTCCAGGATGGTCGGAGCG TGAAGACGACAGCGGCAACACCACCTATCACAACCACTACTTGCAATACAGCACAGATGAACACCCCTGCAAACTGCATTACCGGAAGCTGGTGGCCCAGGAACGGGAACACATTAAGCGCACGAGTGCTTTTCCAGGATCAGAAGGCACACAGGGCAAGAATGAGAATGATGCACTTAATACAGCG GGTCCATTTAGCAGTGGATTTTTGAGTATAATAGGTAACAAACATGAAGAAACATCATCTCTGACACCCTTGAGCTTCGACGACGAAGATGACGGGTTAATTTCTGAAAAGGAG TCAGTTCCTTGTTCTTCTAACAGTGATATCGACAAGGTCCCCGTGAACCTATGGGGTAAACAATGCAAG cCATCAGGAGAGTTTGAAGTCTCCGATAGTTCCATTTCCACTGACAGTCAGGTGGAAACAGATGATAAAGACAAACAGACCAAGGCTGCTAaagg CCAGAAGGAGACGATGCAGGACCATAAACCTTGTGGCTCAAAAGCCCAACAGGACCATAAGAAACAGGAGCCTACTAAAACACCAACA GGTCCCTTTTGTAGTGGATTCTTGAGTGTTTTAAGCGGTGGGCAGGAAGAAGCAGTTTTTCCCTTTTCACAGCCCAGCTATGATGTCGAAGACAATGACCTCTCATTTGAAAAAGCG GATTCAGGAAGCAGTGATGTGTGCATAACGGAGGACAGCACCGAACTAGCAATTCAGGACCCGAGCACTGACTCGTCTGAGGAACAG CTCACAGTTGAGGCTCTGGACAGTTCTGTCGACTTGGACACTCGCCTGGAGGTGCCTGTCAACGGAGAGCAAGGGGAAGATGACGAGACTGAGGCTGCTAAgag CCTAGATGAATCCCTGAAAAGCCCTGGTAAAAAATCCCCGGGCAGAGACGTTGGAGGTTCCGGATCTGAAAAAGACAAGCAG GACAGTGGCAGTGATGCAGATCTAGCAGAGGAAAAGTCTCAAACCAGTCACAGTCTTAAGTCATTACAGCAG ATGCCAGAAGAGTTTGTGTACAGCGACAATTCAGATTGCGGTGATAGTCAGGATGAGAAGGACGCCAGAGTTAGTGAGGCAGTTCAcag TCCAGTTGCATCTGGGGACGAAGCTGTTGGTTGTCGTGCCGATAAAGAGCATGGATACACCCAGCACACTGATGCTGTGGCTGACCCAGGAGCAGAACGGGTCAACGACAAAGAGGAGCCAACTATCAACCAAACA GCCAAAAGAATGTCTGATGCAGTTGCAGTAGAGGAGATGACCAAGCCACAAATATCTGACAAGACATTTTTCAAGGATGACAATTTTGAGTTACCGCAGCAACAG GATACAAGTGAAAGTGATACAAGCCCATCAGACGAGACGCCCGGGATAGACACATCAGACACTACTACAACACAG ACGACAAGTAGCAGCGAAACAAGTCCGACGGAGAAGACGACCGAGTCGCCTTCTGATGGCCGCAGTCCTGAATTGTCACGTCAAGAG GCACCAGAACCGGATACTGACAGTTCCGGTTGTAACAGACAGCAGACGAAAGATTTCAAGAAAggggaggaagaagatgagacCGCTAAGAAGTTGCGGAAGCATCAGACGCATCATTTCCAATTTATTATTAG CCATTATGTGGCTGACCCGGTCCACCAGCAGGATGACAAGAAGGAAATAACTATG GTATCATCAGACATTGTTCACAACAACAGTTTTGGTTGCTATGACAGGCAGCAAAAGATGGCTGTCAGCGGGGAAGGGAGGGAGCACGAAGAGGAGAGAGACAAGAG TATGGACTCCAGTGGTTCTGTTTCCTATGATAGTCAGCTGCAGAGAGGTTTCAAACGACGGGGGCAGGATGAGGATACTGAAGGTAGCCACAG tgcaaTGGCGAAATCAGACAAGCCTGACGAAATATCTGGGAAACAACCCCATTCTTTGGCCCGCAGTACTAAATCACCAAAGCAACAG CTGCTGGGAGAGTTTTTGGACTCTACCAATTCTGCTTTTGAGATGGACACATATTCCAAAGAAAGGTCGGAAAATGACACTGAGGCTTCCAAAAG TAGCCAAGATGACTCGGGGCGTGACCCTTCAAGTGTGGATGTCTACGATCACCTGGTGGTTCAGGTGCCCTCTGATGCCAAACAGGGCAAGGAGAGAGATAAGTCTACCCAAACTCCTGCA CTAGACTCCGATGATTCTGCTTCCAGCAGTCAGCTGGAAGTGGATGCCAACGAGGACGGGATCGTGGAGGAGGCCAGTACTTCCAAGAG CCTGGATGAATTAGGTCATGACCTTTATGCTGATGACGTGGACAGCGTCCGGGAGGATCAGTGGTCTGAACACATTCAGCGTCCCCTGAGTGGGTTCTCTGAAGTCGAAGCGGACAACGGGCTCATCAAAACACCAGGA TCACAACCACCATATGTCAGTGGAGCTGCAATTGTAGCCATTGATGGAGAATTGCATAAGCACTCCTGTTATCCGCATCTTTTTGTCAAG GTACAGACAGAGCTGTCATTGGGGCCCAGTTTCCACCAGGAAGAGCTCAGGAGGCAGAAGGAAGACGGAGAGGAATGTTTCAAGATAAAAAGCGAGGCAAGAATGCACTTCTGCCCGGAACCGCTATTGAAacatgaagaggaagaagatgagtATTTAAAGAGAGGTGTTCAGTTAAGAGCGTGCGTCCACCAAGAAGATCTGCTGAGACAGGAGGAGAAAGAAGAGGCACATTTAAAGAGACAACATCAGGAGGCAAGAATGCATCTCCGTCAGGTGGATCTGTGGAAAGATGAAGATGAGCAATTAGTGAGGGACAGGGAGAAAGGGGGAGATGAGGAGGCGGCAAAGAGCGGAAAGGAAAAGGTCATTTGTGTCCTCCAGGAGAAGATGAGTACTCAAGAAGATGAAACGTTGAAAAGTGATGTAAAGATAAGAATACATATTCACCAGGAGGTGCTGAAGAAAAACGAAGAGGAGCAGATGGACCACCTGATGAATGAAAGGCCAATGAGATGTCAACTCAGTGAGGAGAATCTGGGAAGAGACAACCTGATGAATGAAAAGCCAATGAGAAGACAACTCAGTGAGGAGAACCTGAGGAGAGATAGTCTCATGAATGAAAGGCCAATGAGAAGACAACTCAGTGAGGAGAGACTAGGGAGAGATAGTCTGATGAATGACAAGCCAATGAGAAGACAACTCAGTGAGGAGAATCTGAGGAGAGACAACCTCATGAATGAAAGGCCAATGAGAAGACAACTCAGTGAGGAGAATCTGAGGAGACATAGTCTCATAAAGGAAAAGCCAATGAGAAGACAACTCAGTGAAGATAGTCTAGGGAGAGAGAACCTGATGAATGAAAGGTCAATGAGAAGACAACTCAGTGAGGAGAAACTAGGGAGCGAGAGCCTCAAGAATGAAAAGCCATTAAGAAGACAACTCAGTGAGGAGAAACTAGGGAGAGATATTCCGGTGAATGAAAGGTCAATGAGAAGACAACTCAGTGAGGAGAATCTGAGGAGAGACAACCTCATGAATGAAAGGTCAATGAGAAGACAACTCAGTGAGGAGAAACTAGGGAGCGAGAGCCTCAAGAATGAAAAGCCATTAAGAAGACAACTCAGTGAGGAGAGACTAGGGAGCGAGAGCCTGATGAATGACAAGCCAATGAGAAGACAACTCAGTGAGGAGAATCTGAGGAGAGACAACCTCATGAATGAAAGGTCAATAAGAAGACAACTCAGTGAGGAGAAACTAGGGAGTGAGAGCCTGATCAATGAAAAGCCATTAAGAAGACAGCTCAGTGAGGAGAATCTGAGGAGAGATAACCTCATGAATGGAAAGTCAATGAGAAGACAACTCAGTGAGGAGAAACTGGGGAGCGAGAGCCTCAAGAATGAAAAGCCATTAAGAAGACAACTCAGTGAGGAGAATCTGAGGAGCGACAACGTCATGAATGGAAGGTCAATGAGAAGACAACTCAGTGAGGAGAATCTGAGAAGCAACAACGTCATGAATGAAAGGTCAATGAGAAGACAACTCAGTGAGGAGAATCTGAGGAGAGACAACCTCGTGAATGAAAAGCCAATGAGAAGACAACTGAGTGAGGAGAATCTGAAGAGCAACAACGTCATGAATGAAAGGTCAATGAGAAGACAACTGAGTGAGGAGAATCTGAGGAGCAACAATGTCATGAATGAAAAGCCAATGAGAAGACAACTGAGTGAGGAGAATCTGAGGAGCAACAACGTCATGAATGAAAGGCCACTGAGCTCCACCAGTCAGATAAAGCTGAAGAACGAAGAGGACTCAGGGGAGCAGTCGAAAAGCGAGATGGAACCAAGCCATCTCTGGCAGGAGGAACTCAGCACGGAGGAAGAAAGTGAGGTTGAACAGTTAAAAAGGGAGAAGGAGGTGAGAGCAACGGTCTTCCAAGCGGGGCTGCTGAGGGAGGAACAAGAGGAGACGGAGCGGTTCATGAGGGAGAAGGGGATCCAAATACATCACTGTGAGGAGCAGCTCAGCaccgaggaggaggaaaaggtagatcgagtgaagaggaaaaaaaggagaagaATCTGTCTTTGCCTGGAAGACCTgaggagagaggaagaggaggaggtggaacGGCTGAAGATGGACATTTATATGAGAAAATGTCTCCTCCAGGATGAGCTCAGTGCCGACTTTAAGAAGGAGATGCAGATGAGAATGCAGTTCTGTCAGGATGAGCTGagaagggaggaagaggaggaggtagAGAAGTTGACGAAGGAGAAGGAGGCAAGAATGTATCAACAAAGAGAGAAGCTGACGAGAGAGGAAAATGAGGAGGTGGCGCAATTAAAGGAGGCGAAAGAGAGAAGAATCTATGAATGTCGCGAGGAGCTCAGgaggcaggaagaggaggaagtggagaaaCTGATGCAGGAAAAGGAGAGGAGAATGCAACGCCACATGCAACATCTGAACATACGGGAGGAGGACACCATAAACCCCGTCCAGAAAGAAGCCATGGACGAGGAGGAGCAGGAATGGTTGAAGAACGAAGCGGTTGTGCgaccaaagagaaaaaaagccgTAACACGTCTTGGTCACCAGGACGACCTGGAAAGAGAAGACCTGCAGGATGAGCGATCGATGAAGGAGAAATGGGGAAGGAGAGACGAAAGGGAGCAAATGAGGAAGGAACGGAGAAACTCTCTTGCCCTGCAGGACAAACACACCAGAGATGAGATGGAGTTGGAGCAGATGAAGAAGGAGAAGGCGAAGAGAATGAGGCTCTACCAGGAGAAGCTGAGGAGGGAAGAAGAGGATGAGATGGAGTCTTTGAAGAGGGAACACGTGGCCAAAGTTTATCTCCACAAGGAGGCGCTGAACAGAGAGGAAGAGAAGGAGATGGAGCAGTTGGAGAGAGAAAAGGAGGCAAGGATGCGTGTCCGCCAGCAGGAGGTGAGCAGAGAGGAGGACAAAGAAATGGTGCGATTAAAAAggggaaaacataaaaaagcgACGCATGGAGTAAATATGAGGAGCGATGAAGAGGAGGTAGAGCACTTCAGGAGGGAGGAGATGATAGCGCTCCTCTACCCGGAAGAAGTGACGAGAGCAGAAGAAGATGATTTAGAGTGCTTGAAGATGGACATAATGAGAAGGTGGCTGCGTCAAGGGGAGGTgagaagagaggaggaggatgtaTTGAAGAGGGAGAGGGAGCCCAGATCACCGCGCCAACATGGAAGTAGAGgagaaaggaggaaggaggacagAACGCATATCTATCAAGATGAACTTAGcacggaggaagaggaggaatcGGAGGAATCGGAACAGTTTCAGAGGGAAAGGAAGAGAAGACGCCAGCTCTCCCAGGAAGATTTAAGGAAAGTGGAAGCGAAGGAGGCAGCGCTGTTAAAAAACGACAGAAAGCTGAGGAAGGAGAAAGAGGAGGTCACAAAACAATTCAAGAAGGAGGGTCATAAGCAAGCCCACCATGAAGAACTGGAAGAGGAAAGGAATGGAGGAAAGCACTTCCATTTTTTTCGGCATCGCTGGCCGGAAGAGCTTGAAAGGGAGGAGGAGAAGTTTGATATGAGAAGGAGGGAAAAGGGATTGAAAAGACAATTCAGTGAGGAGGACCTGAGAAGTGCGGAGGAGGAGGTGCAAGGGTTCATTGGGGAAAAGGAAAAGTTAATGGCGTTCTCCCGGCGGAAAAACGAAGAGGATGCAAATGTTTTAATGAGGGAAAAACAGAGAAGACTCCGCCTTTGCCAGGAGGAGTTGAAgacagaagaagaggaggtgaAGCAGTTAGAGATACAAAAGGAGAACCGAATCCGCAAACAGCAGGAAGAACTGAgaatagaagaagaaaatgagGCGGATGAATTGAGGAGACAAAAGGAGGAGAGAATATGCCGTCTACAGGAAGAACTGAAGgcagaggaagatgaggagacGGAGAGGTTAAGGAAGGACAAAGAGAAGAGAATGCGTCTCCTCCAGGAGGAGCTTcggaaagaggaggaggaggatcgaCTGAAGTGGGAAAATGAAAGGAGAATATGGCATCACCAAGAGGAACTGAGCAGACAGGAAGAGGAGAAGTGGTCTAGGTTGGACCGCCACAAACGAATGTGTCTCCATCTGGAGAAGCTGAGGATCGAGGAAGAGGAGACGGCGGACAGGTTGAAGAGGGAAAAGGAGAAGCGAATGCAGCTCCACCGGGAAGAGCTGAGGAGAGAGGAAGCGGCAGAGGTGGAACAGTTACGGAGGGAAAAAGAGAAGCGAATATGTTACCTCCAGGACGAGCTTCAGCGTGACGAGGAGGAGCAACGATGCAGGAAGGAGAAGGAACGGAGAATGCTGTACTGCCAGGAGAAGTTACACAAAGACGAAGACGATGTGGTGAATCTCTTCAAGCGGGAGCGAGAGAAGAGAATGCATTACTGTCAGGCGGAATTGAagcgagaggaagaggaggaagcggTGAGGTTGAACGGAGAAAAACAACATAGGATTCGTCTTCTCCAGGATGAGCTGAAGAGAGAGGCGGACAAGTTGATTGAGCGgttgaagtatgagaaggagcacCGAATGCGTCTCCGTCATATCAACCAAAttggagaagaggaggagaggaaactGAAAACTGAGTACAAACAAAAGCTGAG GGCTCTGCGACTGTATCTTCGGGCCAAGAGGAAACAAGAGGAAGCATTACTGAACAAGTTATCTGAGCAGAAAGAAGGATTATGTGAATCTGTCCAGAAGGAGCCAGATGAGGAGCAACTTCATCTCAG ACAGGACCGTGAAGCTGTTCTCAGAACAATTTGCCTTGCGCTTGATGAAGAACGAGCGGCCGAACATGACAGACTGAAGACTCAAAGGAGGCGTTATTTTGAGCATCTGAGGGCGGAGTCAGAAGAGGAGCTGCACGCACTGAAAACCAGGCTTCAAGACGAGCGGGAGGAGAACTTGCACTTTCTAACACCCGAG GCACGACAGATGATGCTGAATTCGGGTTCATGCGGTGCCTTTCAGCCACTCGGTGAGACAG CTATGGAGTCCCAGAATCAAATGTCAGGTGGTTTAGGGCCGATTCGTCTGAACACCACCCACTTCCCGGCCCTCAATTCGGCTCTGTCCCTTGCTCTGTCGCTGCCCACCGCCACCGTCTACTGCCCCGCCTACAGACCCACGCATACCTTATTGAGTACTCCAGAGCAACTACCCAGTCCCCTCACTGCAGCAGCGACTGAAGACTCATTCATCTCCACGGCCTATCTAGGTAACCCTTCTGGATACTGTGATCAGCTGAGCTTAAACAGCTTCAACGAGATCACAGTTCGGCAGTTCCAGAAATAA